From a single Peromyscus maniculatus bairdii isolate BWxNUB_F1_BW_parent chromosome 4, HU_Pman_BW_mat_3.1, whole genome shotgun sequence genomic region:
- the Slc27a2 gene encoding long-chain fatty acid transport protein 2, with product MLPVLYTVLAGLLLLPLLLTCCCPYLVQDLRYFLRVANLARQVRSYRQRRPVRTILRVFLERVRQTPHKPFLLFRDETLTYAQVDRRSNQVARALHDQLGLRQGDCVALFMSNEPAYVWIWLGLLKLGCPMACLNYNIRAKSLLHCFQCCGAKVLLASPELQEAVEEVLPTLKKDGVSVFYVSRTSNTNGVDTLLDKVDGVSAEATPESWRSEVTFATPAVYIYTSGTTGLPKAATINHHRLWYGTGLALASGIKAHDIVYTTMPLYHSAALMIGLHGCIVTGATLALRSKFSASQFWDDCRKYNATAIQYIGELLRYLCNTPAKPNDRDHKVKIALGNGLRGDVWKEFIKRFGDIHVYEFYASTEGNIGFLNYPRKIGAVGRANYLQRKVVKYELIKYDVEKDEPVRDTNGYCIKVPKGEVGLLVCKITQLTPFNGYAGGKSQTEKKKLKDVFEKGDLYFNSGDLLMIDHDDFVYFHDRVGDTFRWKGENVATTEVADIVGLVDFVQEVNVYGVPVPGHEGRIGMASIKIKENHEFNGKKLFQHISEYLPSYARPRFLRIQDTIEITGTFKHRKVTLMEEGFNPTVIKDALYFMDDTAKTYVPMTEDIYNAISDKTIKL from the exons atgctGCCGGTGCTCTACACCGTCCTGgcggggctgctgctgctgcctctgctgctcacCTGCTGCTGCCCCTACCTCGTCCAGGACTTGCGGTACTTCCTGCGGGTGGCCAACCTGGCCCGGCAGGTGCGCAGCTACCGGCAGCGGCGGCCGGTGCGCACCATCCTGCGGGTCTTCCTGGAGCGAGTTCGCCAGACCCCGCACAAGCCCTTCCTGCTGTTCCGCGACGAGACGCTCACCTACGCCCAGGTGGACCGGCGCAGCAACCAAGTGGCACGGGCGCTGCACGACCAACTGGGCCTGCGACAGGGGGACTGCGTGGCCCTCTTCATGAGCAATGAGCCGGCCTACGTGTGGATCTGGCTGGGACTGCTCAAGCTGGGCTGTCCCATGGCCTGCCTCAACTACAACATCCGTGCCAAGTCTCTGCTGCACTGCTTCCAGTGCTGCGGGGCGAAGGTGCTGCTGGCCTCCCCAG AACTACAAGAAGCTGTTGAGGAGGTTCTGCCAACCCTGAAAAAGGATGGAGTGTCCGTCTTTTACGTAAGCAGAACTTCTAACACAAATGGCGTGGACACACTACTGGACAAAGTGGACGGAGTGTCGGCAGAAGCTACTCCGGAGTCGTGGAGGTCCGAAGTCACTTTCGCCACACCTGCCGTATACATTTACACCTCGGGTACCACAG GTCTCCCAAAAGCTGCAACCATCAATCACCATCGCCTGTGGTATGGAACTGGCCTTGCGCTGGCGAGTGGGATTAAGGCCCACGATATAGTCTACACCACCATGCCCCTGTACCACAGTGCGGCGCTCATGATTGGCCTCCACGGGTGCATCGTGACTG GGGCTACTCTTGCTCTGCGGAGCAAATTTTCAGCCAGCCAGTTCTGGGACGACTGCAGGAAATACAATGCCACTGCCATCCAGTACATCGGTGAACTGCTCCGGTATCTGTGCAACACACCCGCG AAACCAAATGACCGTGACCACAAAGTGAAAATAGCACTGGGAAATGGCTTACGGGGAGACGTGTGGAAAGAGTTTATCAAGAGATTTGGGGACATCCATGTGTATGAGTTCTACGCTTCCACTGAAGGCAATATTGGATTTCTGAATTACCCAAGAAAAATCGGTGCTGTCGGAAGAGCCAACTACCTCCAAAGA AAAGTTGTAAAGTATGAGCTGATTAAATATGATGTGGAGAAGGATGAACCTGTCCGTGACACAAATGGATATTGCATCAAAGTCCCCAAAG GTGAGGTCGGACTCTTGGTTTGCAAAATCACACAACTTACACCATTTAACGGCTATGCTGGAGGAAAGtctcagacagaaaagaaaaaactcaaagaTGTCTTTGAGAAAGGAGACCTCTATTTCAACAGTGGAGACCTCCTTATGATTGATCATGACGATTTTGTCTATTTTCATGACAGAGTTGGAGATACATTCCG GTGGAAAGGAGAGAACGTAGCTACCACAGAAGTCGCCGACATAGTAGGATTGGTTGACTTTGTTCAGGAAGTGAATGTTTATGGAGTACCTGTGCCAG GTCATGAGGGTCGAATTGGGATGGCCTCAATCAAGATAAAAGAAAACCACGAGTTCAATGGAAAGAAGCTCTTTCAGCACATCTCGGAGTACCTGCCCAGCTACGCGAGGCCTCGGTTCCTGAGAATACAA GATACCATTGAGATCACTGGGACTTTTAAACACCGGAaagtgaccctgatggaagagGGCTTTAATCCCACCGTCATCAAAGATGCCTTGTATTTCATGGATGACACAGCAAAAACCTATGTGCCCATGACTGAGGACATTTATAATGCCATAAGTGATAAAACCATAAAGCTCTGA